In one Ignavibacteriota bacterium genomic region, the following are encoded:
- a CDS encoding Nif3-like dinuclear metal center hexameric protein, with protein sequence MTVREIHQILEHRAPKELCWQGDNVGLQVGSPKQEVKKILLTLDVTEKVIAEAKKKQANLIISHHPLIFTPLTSLTPEHRTSKLVLMLAKADIALISVHTNLDFTSNGVSIALAKRLGLENIRVLVPQNDVLKKITVFVPATHVEPVFRAMSDAGAGAIGNYDSCSFQIQGTGTFRGLDGSKPFIGSTGKTERVEELRVEMVAYSWNVASVIRAMKATHPYEEVAYDVHALENETRYFGTGAIGDVKVPFRLEKFLQHVQKELDVPALRYSGNLQSIIRRVAVCGGSGSQLVSSAIAAGADAYVTADVKYHTFQEAEERIALIDAGHYETEAPILESLAAYLKEKSFTRNEQLPVTISKTNVNPVNYYNS encoded by the coding sequence ATGACAGTACGCGAAATCCACCAAATACTTGAACATCGGGCGCCAAAAGAATTATGCTGGCAAGGGGATAATGTAGGCTTGCAAGTTGGTTCTCCGAAACAGGAAGTGAAGAAAATTCTTCTTACACTCGATGTCACAGAAAAAGTAATTGCCGAGGCGAAGAAGAAACAGGCAAATCTTATTATCAGTCATCACCCGCTAATTTTTACTCCCCTTACATCCCTGACACCGGAACACCGAACTTCAAAATTGGTTCTGATGCTGGCGAAAGCAGATATTGCACTCATTTCCGTTCATACAAATTTAGATTTTACAAGTAACGGTGTAAGCATTGCGCTTGCGAAACGACTGGGACTGGAAAACATCAGGGTATTAGTTCCACAGAACGATGTGTTGAAAAAAATAACGGTGTTCGTTCCGGCAACTCATGTTGAGCCTGTTTTTCGGGCGATGTCGGATGCTGGCGCCGGCGCTATTGGAAATTATGATTCTTGTTCTTTTCAGATACAGGGGACAGGAACATTTCGAGGGCTTGACGGGTCGAAGCCGTTTATCGGTTCTACGGGGAAAACTGAACGTGTTGAAGAACTACGTGTAGAAATGGTAGCGTATTCTTGGAACGTGGCATCGGTGATACGGGCTATGAAAGCAACGCATCCGTATGAGGAAGTCGCGTATGATGTTCATGCACTTGAAAATGAGACACGATATTTTGGAACAGGCGCGATTGGAGATGTAAAGGTTCCTTTCAGGCTGGAAAAGTTTCTGCAACATGTTCAGAAAGAATTAGATGTTCCTGCATTACGATATTCAGGAAACTTACAATCAATAATACGGCGGGTTGCCGTATGCGGTGGAAGCGGTTCGCAACTCGTCTCTAGTGCAATTGCCGCCGGCGCCGATGCGTATGTAACCGCAGATGTGAAGTATCATACATTTCAGGAAGCAGAAGAACGGATTGCTTTGATTGATGCGGGACATTACGAAACCGAGGCTCCGATATTAGAATCGCTTGCCGCTTATTTGAAAGAAAAAAGTTTTACACGAAACGAACAACTACCGGTGACGATATCAAAGACGAACGTCAACCCGGTCAATTATTATAATTCCTAA
- the ruvC gene encoding crossover junction endodeoxyribonuclease RuvC: MTILGVDPGTLTTGYGVIEISRGTTKVIKCDAIKNDSTDPMPQRLKRIFETLSEVMDDFEPDIVAIETAFYGKNAQSALKLGHARGVIMLAAVERDIPTHEYSPREIKKALVGHGNASKQQVHYMITSILNLKKLPKGFDTTDALAVAMCHLQRSLQPTQKYTSWKSFLTEHPDKISQPQQMRKR, translated from the coding sequence ATGACAATTCTCGGTGTTGACCCCGGCACACTGACAACAGGGTATGGAGTGATTGAAATATCAAGAGGTACAACAAAAGTAATCAAGTGCGACGCGATAAAAAATGACAGTACCGACCCGATGCCGCAACGTCTCAAACGAATTTTTGAAACTCTTTCAGAAGTGATGGATGACTTTGAACCGGATATCGTCGCAATCGAGACAGCGTTTTATGGAAAGAATGCACAATCGGCGTTGAAACTCGGGCATGCGCGTGGCGTCATCATGCTTGCCGCAGTAGAACGAGATATTCCGACACATGAATATTCTCCGAGAGAAATTAAGAAAGCGCTTGTCGGGCATGGTAACGCATCAAAACAGCAAGTTCATTATATGATTACATCAATCCTGAATTTGAAAAAACTCCCCAAGGGGTTCGATACCACTGATGCTCTTGCTGTGGCGATGTGTCATCTCCAACGTTCTCTCCAACCGACACAAAAATATACAAGTTGGAAATCATTCCTGACTGAACACCCTGATAAAATTTCACAACCACAGCAGATGAGAAAACGATGA
- a CDS encoding response regulator — protein sequence MEERKITALVVDDDSSFRVLIKHLLESYNAQQFEVLSESNGESALNTLKANPNINLVLMDYLLGENTGIDILKRFREENITVPIIFLTSSRDYRTAVEAFKYGAVDYLLKDSAMGISLPKTILKVLESAEIKRQREEIENQNFLALKKAEAIRELVVTMCHEFNNPLAIIKMSTASLQRQKFPEMNQPLIDKLNAKVQQLEVRLKVLRDVNIEGHVVENP from the coding sequence ATGGAAGAAAGAAAAATAACAGCCCTTGTCGTTGATGATGACAGCAGTTTTCGAGTGTTAATCAAACACTTGCTTGAGTCGTACAACGCGCAACAGTTCGAAGTGCTTTCGGAAAGTAACGGAGAGTCTGCCCTCAATACGTTGAAGGCGAATCCGAACATCAATTTAGTGTTGATGGATTATTTACTGGGTGAAAATACCGGCATTGATATTCTCAAACGGTTCAGGGAAGAGAATATCACCGTACCGATTATTTTTCTGACGTCAAGCAGGGATTATCGAACGGCAGTCGAAGCATTTAAATACGGCGCAGTAGATTATCTTCTCAAAGATTCTGCTATGGGGATTTCTCTTCCGAAAACAATCTTGAAAGTATTAGAAAGCGCGGAAATCAAACGCCAACGGGAAGAGATTGAAAACCAGAATTTTCTTGCATTAAAGAAAGCAGAGGCGATTCGTGAACTTGTGGTGACTATGTGTCATGAGTTTAATAATCCGTTAGCAATCATAAAAATGAGTACGGCAAGTTTACAGCGTCAAAAATTTCCGGAAATGAATCAACCGTTAATTGATAAACTCAATGCGAAAGTACAACAATTAGAAGTACGGTTAAAGGTGTTGCGCGATGTAAATATCGAAGGTCATGTAGTCGAAAATCCGTAA
- the ruvB gene encoding Holliday junction branch migration DNA helicase RuvB, with the protein MKRKSDHTTPELLENEVEFDQKLRPIQFSDFVGQGKVVDNLKIFIAAAKKRGESLDHVLLTGPPGLGKTTLSYIIANEMGVNVKVTSGPALDKPYNLAGILTNLSQGDVLFIDEIHRLNPLVEEYLYSAMEDFKIDIVIDSGPNARSVQLNLPRFTLVGATTRAGLLTAPLRSRFGVTNRLDYYPAEELATIIKRSANILNVKIEKEGSSEISRRSRGTPRIANRLLKRCRDFAQVEVKLAHFNGVITKEVADYALQKLEVDDHGLDDMDKRILITMIEKYQGGPVGLNTLSVAVGEEPGTIEEVYEPYLIQEGFLTRTPRGREVTEMAYKHFSLSKKTVSSIQEQLFSK; encoded by the coding sequence ATGAAAAGAAAATCCGACCATACAACTCCCGAACTATTAGAAAACGAAGTAGAGTTTGACCAGAAACTTCGTCCGATTCAATTCTCCGATTTTGTCGGACAGGGAAAGGTTGTTGACAATCTCAAAATATTTATCGCTGCGGCAAAGAAGCGAGGTGAAAGTCTTGACCACGTTCTGCTTACAGGTCCACCGGGGCTTGGAAAGACAACGCTTTCGTACATCATCGCAAACGAAATGGGTGTGAATGTCAAAGTTACATCCGGTCCCGCGCTTGATAAACCATATAACCTTGCAGGCATTCTCACCAACCTCAGTCAGGGCGATGTATTATTCATTGATGAAATCCATCGCCTCAATCCGCTTGTTGAAGAATATCTTTACTCGGCGATGGAGGATTTTAAGATTGACATTGTGATAGATAGCGGACCGAATGCGAGAAGCGTACAACTTAATCTCCCTCGATTTACGCTTGTCGGGGCAACAACACGCGCGGGCTTGCTCACCGCGCCACTCCGTTCCCGTTTTGGGGTGACGAATCGCTTGGATTATTATCCGGCAGAAGAACTTGCGACGATTATCAAACGCTCTGCAAATATTCTTAACGTAAAGATTGAAAAGGAAGGTTCATCAGAAATTTCGAGACGTTCGCGTGGTACGCCGCGTATTGCAAATCGTCTGTTGAAACGTTGCCGCGATTTTGCACAGGTCGAAGTGAAACTAGCTCACTTCAACGGTGTCATCACAAAAGAAGTTGCCGACTATGCTCTGCAAAAACTTGAAGTTGACGACCATGGTTTAGACGATATGGACAAACGAATTTTAATCACCATGATTGAAAAATATCAGGGCGGACCGGTTGGATTGAACACACTCTCCGTCGCAGTCGGTGAAGAACCGGGAACGATAGAAGAAGTGTACGAGCCGTATTTAATACAGGAAGGATTTTTAACACGAACACCGAGAGGGAGGGAAGTGACGGAGATGGCGTATAAACATTTTAGTCTCTCAAAGAAAACCGTTTCCTCGATCCAAGAACAATTATTCTCCAAATGA
- a CDS encoding acetaldehyde dehydrogenase (acetylating) yields MPLDKDLQSIQEMRELVQKAKQAQIEFRAYDQTRVDRIVKAMVDAGFEAAERLGRLAHEETGFGKPEDKKKKNEFGTRRVWESIKDLKTVGVIREDKEKRIIEVAEPMGVVAALIPSTNPTSTVMFKAIISVKGRNAIVASPHPKATKCTLEAMNVIAQAAVAAGAPQGLMACLPTPTLEATQALMKHKLVSVILATGSNDMVKQAYSAGKPAYGVGAGNVPAYIEKSANIKKAVADIVTGKVFDLGVLCSTEASVIVDSSIKQLVIDEFKRHKCYFVEGDEKEKLARTMFDPRGAINPAMVGKPATYIAHNAGISVPADTQVLIAEQIGVGREYPLSREKLSPVLSFYTVDNWREGCERCIELLEFGGMGHTMVIHSMDEDIIMKFALEKPANRILVNTVGALGAVGYTNELLPSMTLGPGTFGGSIISENVSAKHLINIKRLAFETRSLNSSATTEYKETQPIQTEKESKPTVKPQSVVSSPIHASSKSWMEEIEERIRLKAGNLPAKKEQPKPQPVVTATTQSGGTLGSGISEEDVDRIIKEFSKR; encoded by the coding sequence ATGCCGTTAGATAAAGACCTCCAATCCATCCAAGAAATGCGCGAACTTGTGCAAAAAGCAAAGCAGGCGCAAATCGAATTTCGTGCGTACGACCAAACCCGTGTTGACCGAATCGTGAAAGCAATGGTTGATGCCGGCTTCGAAGCGGCGGAACGACTCGGCAGACTTGCGCATGAAGAAACCGGTTTCGGGAAACCGGAAGACAAGAAAAAGAAAAACGAATTCGGCACGCGGCGCGTTTGGGAATCCATCAAAGATTTGAAAACTGTCGGTGTCATTCGTGAAGATAAGGAAAAGCGCATCATCGAAGTTGCAGAACCGATGGGTGTTGTCGCCGCGCTAATTCCTTCGACCAACCCGACATCAACCGTGATGTTCAAAGCAATCATTTCGGTTAAAGGACGGAATGCGATTGTTGCAAGTCCACACCCGAAAGCCACGAAGTGTACGCTCGAAGCGATGAATGTTATTGCACAGGCAGCAGTTGCCGCAGGCGCGCCGCAAGGATTGATGGCGTGTCTCCCTACTCCGACTCTTGAAGCAACACAAGCGCTGATGAAACACAAACTCGTTTCTGTCATTCTTGCGACGGGAAGCAACGACATGGTGAAGCAGGCATACAGTGCAGGCAAGCCGGCGTATGGCGTGGGCGCGGGAAACGTTCCGGCGTACATTGAGAAGTCGGCAAACATCAAAAAAGCAGTAGCGGATATTGTTACAGGAAAAGTGTTTGACCTTGGTGTTCTTTGTTCGACAGAGGCATCGGTGATTGTTGATTCTTCCATCAAGCAACTTGTGATTGATGAATTCAAACGACACAAATGCTATTTTGTGGAAGGTGATGAGAAAGAAAAATTAGCACGCACAATGTTTGACCCGCGTGGAGCAATCAACCCGGCGATGGTTGGAAAACCAGCAACATACATTGCACACAATGCGGGTATCTCCGTTCCTGCTGATACACAAGTTCTGATTGCAGAACAAATCGGTGTTGGAAGAGAATATCCGCTTTCGCGTGAGAAACTTTCACCCGTACTTTCATTCTACACTGTTGATAACTGGCGCGAAGGATGCGAGCGGTGTATCGAGTTGCTTGAGTTCGGCGGAATGGGACACACGATGGTGATTCACTCTATGGACGAAGACATCATCATGAAGTTTGCGTTGGAAAAACCGGCGAACAGAATTCTCGTCAATACGGTCGGCGCGCTTGGAGCGGTTGGTTATACGAACGAGTTGCTTCCCTCAATGACGCTTGGTCCCGGGACATTCGGCGGCTCTATTATTTCGGAAAATGTTTCTGCGAAGCATCTTATTAACATCAAACGTTTGGCGTTCGAAACTCGCTCACTCAATTCATCAGCCACGACTGAATACAAAGAAACTCAACCGATTCAAACAGAAAAAGAATCAAAACCGACTGTAAAACCTCAATCCGTTGTTTCTTCACCAATTCATGCTTCATCCAAATCTTGGATGGAAGAGATTGAGGAACGCATTCGATTGAAAGCAGGAAATCTTCCTGCGAAGAAAGAACAACCGAAACCTCAACCTGTAGTAACCGCAACGACACAATCAGGTGGAACACTTGGCAGTGGAATTTCGGAGGAAGATGTTGACCGGATTATCAAAGAATTTTCAAAGAGATAA
- the ruvA gene encoding Holliday junction branch migration protein RuvA: MIAFLKGILASKSPTEIIVDVNGVGYHALIPLSTFEQLPENNSPVEMLTYLHVREDIMQLYGFATEDERDFFRLLMSVSGIGPKMAQGILSGMSTSELRSAITDGNITSLTSISGVGKKTAERIVIELRDKLSKSAAPSSTVIPSGRQLHIRNEAVNALMSLGFQKSNAEKSVALVMKELHEQHLSVEEIIKHALRTAG, from the coding sequence ATGATTGCATTTCTCAAAGGAATACTTGCATCAAAGTCACCCACGGAAATTATTGTTGATGTAAACGGCGTCGGTTATCATGCTCTGATTCCTCTCTCAACATTCGAACAACTTCCGGAGAACAATTCGCCCGTAGAAATGTTAACGTACCTGCATGTCCGTGAAGACATCATGCAATTGTACGGATTTGCCACAGAAGATGAACGTGATTTCTTTCGATTGTTGATGTCGGTGAGCGGCATCGGACCGAAGATGGCGCAAGGAATTCTTTCGGGAATGTCCACTTCGGAACTCCGCTCTGCAATCACTGATGGCAACATCACTTCACTCACTTCAATCTCCGGTGTGGGAAAAAAAACAGCGGAACGCATAGTCATTGAATTACGGGACAAACTTTCAAAATCAGCCGCGCCAAGTTCGACAGTCATTCCTTCAGGGAGACAATTACACATTCGGAATGAAGCCGTGAATGCGCTGATGTCGCTCGGCTTTCAAAAATCAAATGCCGAAAAATCTGTTGCACTGGTAATGAAAGAACTCCACGAACAACATCTTTCAGTAGAAGAAATAATCAAGCACGCACTTCGCACTGCGGGTTAA
- the recJ gene encoding single-stranded-DNA-specific exonuclease RecJ — translation MIKKEYRWLHSSGDASIIEQLTREINIPESLASVLMNRGITSYAQAREFFRPKIEDLHDPFLMDGMEAAVQRILKAVEKKERVLVFGDYDVDGTNAASMMTLFLRELGLETTYHIPDRIVEGYGISKLGIDKAAQQSVTLMIAVDCGITAIQQVEYAGSLGIEVIICDHHEPIEQIPNAVAVLDPLKPSCQYPFKHLCGAGVAFKVIQAICKRRGNENAAFSYLDFVTLATAADIVPLVGENRILTKIGLTQLNENPRIGIRALIESSGTQLGKINTGQIVFVLAPRINAVGRMGDATRAVNLLTSTNAAEAIQIARVLEEENRNRRKLDEDTFLQAQTLAEQIHNVNQDPVIVLHHNEWHPGVIGIVASRLVEKYYRPTIMLTTVDGFAKGSARSIVGFDIYRALKKVEDKLVQFGGHKYAAGLIVALDRVDEFRKAFTEAVNELLPEEIRTPEIRIDSNIALTDITPRFLKILKEFAPFGPGNMRPIFHTSKVNLAGEPRIVGNEHLRFRVKQDKHVFDTIGFGLGSKMESVKRNGSGLDIVFSVDEYEKVIPGSDSTMVETFPQLKIKDLKINHEVS, via the coding sequence ATGATTAAAAAAGAATACCGGTGGTTACACTCATCAGGAGATGCGTCTATCATCGAACAACTAACGAGGGAAATTAATATTCCTGAATCGCTTGCTTCTGTTTTGATGAACAGAGGCATAACGAGTTATGCGCAAGCACGGGAATTTTTCCGTCCGAAAATAGAAGACCTCCACGACCCGTTCTTAATGGATGGAATGGAAGCCGCTGTTCAAAGAATACTGAAAGCGGTAGAGAAGAAAGAACGAGTTTTAGTGTTCGGAGACTATGACGTTGACGGAACAAATGCCGCTTCGATGATGACATTGTTTCTTCGTGAACTCGGACTTGAAACGACGTATCATATTCCTGATAGAATTGTCGAAGGATATGGCATTTCAAAATTGGGAATTGATAAAGCCGCACAGCAATCGGTGACGCTTATGATTGCCGTTGATTGCGGCATTACCGCAATACAGCAAGTTGAATATGCCGGTTCGCTCGGAATCGAAGTAATTATATGCGACCATCATGAACCGATTGAACAAATTCCCAACGCAGTGGCTGTCCTAGACCCTCTGAAGCCGAGTTGTCAATATCCGTTCAAACATTTGTGCGGCGCAGGCGTTGCGTTCAAAGTCATTCAGGCAATCTGCAAACGGCGCGGTAATGAGAACGCTGCATTTTCCTATCTTGATTTTGTTACGTTGGCAACTGCCGCAGATATTGTTCCGTTGGTCGGTGAAAACAGAATCCTGACAAAAATCGGGTTAACACAACTGAATGAAAACCCGAGAATCGGAATACGGGCGCTGATAGAATCTTCAGGAACACAACTTGGAAAAATCAATACAGGGCAGATTGTGTTTGTCCTCGCGCCGCGAATCAATGCGGTAGGAAGAATGGGGGATGCAACCCGTGCTGTGAATCTACTCACTTCAACAAATGCCGCCGAGGCAATTCAAATTGCACGCGTGTTGGAAGAAGAAAACAGAAATCGCCGCAAGTTGGATGAAGACACATTTCTGCAGGCGCAAACTCTTGCCGAACAAATTCATAATGTAAATCAAGACCCGGTAATTGTGTTGCATCATAATGAATGGCATCCGGGAGTTATCGGAATTGTTGCTTCGCGACTTGTCGAAAAATATTATCGTCCGACTATTATGTTGACAACTGTTGACGGTTTTGCAAAAGGTTCTGCTCGGAGTATTGTCGGGTTCGATATTTACCGGGCATTGAAGAAGGTTGAAGATAAACTTGTTCAGTTCGGCGGACATAAATATGCCGCCGGTTTGATTGTTGCTCTCGACCGTGTGGATGAATTCCGTAAAGCATTTACTGAAGCGGTGAATGAGTTACTCCCGGAAGAAATCCGTACACCGGAAATCAGGATTGATTCAAATATTGCTTTGACAGATATTACACCACGCTTCCTGAAAATACTGAAAGAGTTTGCTCCGTTCGGACCCGGAAACATGAGACCGATTTTTCATACTTCCAAAGTAAATTTGGCTGGTGAACCAAGGATTGTCGGGAATGAACATCTTCGTTTCCGTGTGAAACAGGACAAGCATGTGTTCGATACAATCGGATTCGGTTTAGGTTCAAAGATGGAGAGTGTGAAGAGAAACGGAAGCGGATTGGATATCGTTTTCTCCGTAGATGAATATGAGAAAGTTATTCCCGGTTCCGATTCAACAATGGTCGAAACATTTCCTCAATTAAAAATAAAAGATTTGAAAATCAACCATGAAGTGAGTTGA
- a CDS encoding type III pantothenate kinase codes for MIFVLDIGNSTIKYALFSAKVLVHKMVFDTSRIISKPEVNNSITEFIDTCATNNVTIDGIAIASVIPSLTKLIVPLLTKTFRTQPLVITPTLNVGVIIKYNNPALLGADRFCNIVAAMVKYKQKTIVIDWGTATKFELVSTTQGYLGGIIAPGLAMMAEGLSEKTALLPLIRLEKPRSLLGNDTESCMQSGVVLGMVGLSVELARRIRMEYLTVNNIITTGGYAPLLTPLFNKHITAIHDPNLALEGARIIFERVHSR; via the coding sequence ATGATTTTTGTGCTGGATATTGGTAACTCGACCATCAAGTATGCGTTGTTCTCCGCTAAGGTACTGGTGCATAAAATGGTTTTTGACACTTCACGGATAATTTCTAAACCAGAGGTAAATAATTCGATAACAGAATTCATTGATACGTGTGCAACGAACAATGTTACCATTGATGGGATTGCAATTGCTTCTGTCATCCCAAGTCTCACCAAACTCATTGTACCTCTTCTGACCAAAACATTCCGAACGCAACCGCTCGTCATTACACCAACCCTCAATGTCGGCGTGATTATTAAGTATAACAATCCTGCTCTTTTAGGCGCAGATAGATTTTGTAATATCGTAGCCGCTATGGTAAAGTATAAACAAAAAACAATCGTCATTGATTGGGGAACTGCAACAAAATTCGAACTTGTGTCAACGACACAGGGATATCTCGGCGGAATAATTGCACCGGGGCTCGCCATGATGGCAGAAGGATTAAGCGAGAAAACCGCCCTTCTCCCGCTAATTAGATTAGAAAAGCCCCGCTCACTGTTGGGAAATGATACTGAAAGTTGTATGCAATCGGGAGTTGTCTTAGGAATGGTTGGGTTGAGCGTAGAACTTGCAAGACGCATTCGTATGGAATATTTAACGGTAAATAATATTATTACCACCGGCGGGTATGCCCCGTTGTTGACTCCTCTCTTTAACAAACATATCACCGCGATTCACGATCCGAATCTTGCGTTGGAAGGCGCTCGAATTATTTTTGAGCGGGTTCATTCACGGTAA
- a CDS encoding DNA-binding protein: MTNYKAIRTLKFQLPNGSDLYESLTEIVQRESIRLGRISGIGATTHAVVAYYDQHTKKYNPLEFSGGMEILSLNGNVSLRDGKPFVHVHILLGDAEGKVFGGHLLPGTKLFACEVTIDEFEGEELVRGFDEGTGLYLWKS, encoded by the coding sequence ATGACCAATTACAAAGCCATAAGAACACTCAAGTTTCAACTTCCCAACGGCTCCGACTTATATGAAAGCCTGACTGAAATTGTACAGCGAGAAAGTATCAGACTCGGTCGAATCTCCGGCATTGGTGCAACGACTCACGCTGTTGTTGCTTACTACGACCAACACACGAAGAAATATAACCCGCTTGAATTCTCCGGTGGAATGGAAATCCTCAGTCTCAACGGAAATGTCAGTCTCCGTGATGGAAAACCATTTGTACATGTTCACATTCTTCTCGGCGATGCAGAAGGAAAGGTATTCGGTGGACATCTGCTTCCCGGTACAAAACTCTTTGCCTGCGAAGTAACGATTGATGAGTTTGAAGGAGAAGAATTGGTACGCGGGTTTGATGAGGGGACGGGGTTGTATTTATGGAAGTCATGA
- a CDS encoding YebC/PmpR family DNA-binding transcriptional regulator — MSGHNKWAKIKRKKGANDAKRGKMFTRFIKEITIAARDGGGNPTGNPRLRMAIEKAQSMNMPQENIKRAIQRGTGELPGQSYEECVYEGYGPGGVALIIESVTDNKNRTVSDLRHILEKNHGKLAAANAVGWMFHKKGIIRVGRTTYNEDELLGIILEAGADDMRTDEETYEIVTAPEQFETVRSTLESKGIKIEEGEVQLIPENSVRVEGKEAEQVLKLMDALEDHDDVQHVYANFDMDEKLMASLSE, encoded by the coding sequence ATGTCGGGTCACAATAAATGGGCAAAGATAAAGCGAAAAAAGGGAGCGAACGATGCGAAGCGGGGAAAAATGTTCACACGCTTCATCAAAGAAATCACCATTGCCGCACGTGATGGCGGCGGAAATCCAACCGGCAACCCGCGGTTGAGAATGGCGATTGAAAAAGCGCAGAGTATGAATATGCCGCAGGAAAATATCAAGCGCGCCATTCAGCGCGGCACAGGAGAACTTCCGGGACAATCGTACGAAGAGTGTGTGTACGAAGGATACGGTCCGGGCGGTGTAGCGCTAATTATTGAATCGGTTACGGACAATAAAAACAGAACTGTCTCAGACCTTCGTCATATCCTTGAAAAGAATCATGGCAAACTTGCCGCGGCGAACGCAGTGGGGTGGATGTTTCACAAAAAAGGAATTATTCGGGTTGGTCGAACCACATATAACGAAGACGAATTACTTGGAATCATCCTCGAAGCAGGCGCCGACGACATGCGAACGGATGAAGAGACGTATGAAATTGTTACAGCGCCGGAACAATTTGAAACAGTACGCTCAACGCTTGAATCAAAAGGAATTAAAATTGAGGAAGGGGAAGTGCAATTGATTCCTGAAAACTCTGTGAGGGTGGAAGGAAAAGAGGCAGAACAAGTCCTCAAACTTATGGATGCACTTGAAGACCACGATGATGTTCAACACGTCTATGCTAACTTTGACATGGATGAAAAACTGATGGCATCGCTTAGTGAATAG
- a CDS encoding biotin--[acetyl-CoA-carboxylase] ligase has protein sequence MKSVINDVNEGTIVLAEEQTAGRGRFSRSWISQKYMNLTFSLLLKPNYGAEKFGLLSLLSGIAVVRASKSVTGLTTTCKWPNDVLLDGKKVCGILSELVKDSNGTSCVIVGIGINVNQTEFPEELQTTATSLSLHTHTTIDRLHLLSVLFEELKKGYEQFQSGNYSAIIQDWKKNSTMLGQHISVQQNNSTLTGIATDIADDGALVIRTDSGLMKVYAGDVTISKKGTP, from the coding sequence TTGAAATCCGTTATCAATGATGTGAACGAAGGAACAATTGTTCTCGCCGAAGAACAAACCGCCGGCAGGGGAAGATTCTCCCGCTCGTGGATTTCTCAAAAATACATGAACCTGACCTTCTCCCTCCTCTTGAAACCCAACTACGGCGCGGAGAAATTCGGTTTGCTTTCGCTTCTTTCAGGAATAGCGGTTGTCAGAGCAAGTAAATCGGTGACGGGATTGACGACAACCTGCAAGTGGCCCAACGATGTTCTCCTTGACGGGAAAAAAGTGTGCGGCATCCTTTCTGAACTTGTGAAAGACTCGAATGGAACATCGTGTGTGATTGTCGGAATCGGCATCAATGTCAATCAAACGGAATTCCCGGAAGAACTGCAAACAACGGCTACATCGTTATCGCTTCATACGCACACAACAATTGACCGGCTTCATCTGCTTTCTGTCCTGTTTGAAGAATTGAAGAAAGGATATGAACAGTTTCAATCCGGAAATTATTCTGCCATCATACAGGATTGGAAAAAGAATAGCACAATGCTCGGACAACATATTTCCGTTCAACAAAACAACTCGACACTCACAGGCATTGCAACTGATATTGCTGATGATGGCGCGTTGGTCATTCGGACTGACAGTGGGTTGATGAAAGTTTATGCGGGAGATGTAACAATTTCAAAGAAAGGTACACCATGA